In the Microcoleus sp. FACHB-831 genome, CGGACAGCAATGTCTTTCCGTTTTGTCGAGTGGCTGAACCACAATCGGGACGTATTCATCGCGAATATCGCAGCTTTGGGCTTTGTTTGGGCTTGAAATCTGTTTAAGTCCCGTTAAAAGGTTGGCGAAGCACTAACCGTAAAGGAACCAGCGATAAGCCAATCAATGCTAGTACAATACCCAGAATGCTAGCTGAGTTTAATCCGAAATTAACCATAATAAAATTACCTCAACCGTAAAGCCTAATTAGCTTGTTTTTATAATTACAAAATTTCCACTATTCCCCTAGAGCCATCAATTCGCACGCGCTGGCCATCTTGCAATATCTGAGTCGCATTGTGGATATCCATCACTGCTGGGATGCCATATTCACGCGCCACAATAGCACCGTGAGAAAGACGCCCGCCCACTTCCGCGATCAACCCACCAGCACGCGCTAATAGTGGTGCCCAACCAGAATCTGTGTAAGGCACAACTAAAATAGTATCCCGATCTATATCTGGAATTGATTGTAAATTCCGGAGGACTTTTACTATGCCTTCCACCTGTCCGGGGCTTGCACCAATTCCTTGCAAAAGTTCGATATTTTCAAAAGAGGGAGTTGGAAAGTTGAAGATTGAGGCTGGGGGTGCATTGCCGTAAACTAAAGGGGGCACAGGGTCTAAATTGCGGTCTTCTTCGAGGCGATCGCGCCGCTGTTGCACTTGAGAGATGCGATTGCTTAATTGCTCATCGCCGCCAGCAACAAGATGCCGAATTTCAGAGAATTCCAAAAAAAAGATATCCCCAGCTTCAGCAAGCAAACCCCCATCCAGCCAAACATTCTCCAGCGCCACAAAACACCAGCGCAGTTCCGCTAACAGACGACTGTAAACCTCAGTCACCCGCCCCTTAAGATTAAGACGACCCTGCACAAGCCGCACCTTCCCTCCTCTCTTCCCTCTGCTTTCTCCGCGTCTGTGCGGTTCGCTTTGCTTAAAAAACTCAGCGAACATTTCTTTAACCACATGAGGCTCTTCCTTCCAAGTGGGGACAGCAATATCAGTTCCCACTTGACTGAGATAGCCATAACGCTCAAGAAACTGGTCGAAGCGATCTGAGATAGACTGATTTGCAAATAGATCTGCATCAGAATTCGGGACGAGGTTGCGTGCATCAGCAGCGAGTTCTTGGAGCGATCGCAACGAAGCAACTTCCGGACTCTGGCTATTATCCAACTCTGTATCCTTGACTCGCCAAATCGCCTGACGCAACGCTGCACTCAAGGGAGCCATGATGCTGTAGTAAGTAGCCCGCTTCAGTACCGAATGAATCTCGTCCACCCGTTCGAGTAACTCTAGTGGCGATAATGTCGAAGGCGGTTGACTCGCAAGCTTACTCAAAATTGGGGCAAACAGGCGTTTGTAATCTTTCTGGAAATCCTTCTCTAAACTCAGTTCCCTACCCAGTAACCGCATTAATCCCGGTACGTTCCGCAAAGTCGAACCTAACGGCGGTTTGCTAAACTTAGCGCCTAACGTCAGAAACTCCAAACTTTCGGGCGGTAAACCCATACGGCGGAAAATCTGCCCTAGTAGCGTCGCATTGAAGTAAGCGCGGGAATAGTGCAAAGTTGCAGTTTCGTTGAAATCCAACCCACGCGCTTTTTTGCCCAAAACTAGAGTATAAATTTCACCCCAAACGCCGCACGTTAAGGGACGATTTATAGACCAAGTGAGGGGGCGAATTAATCCCGGAATTACCTCAGCGGCAATTTTGCGCGTCCAGATGGGTAGGAGGGTGGTAATGGGACGCGATTGCAAAAGCCACAGTGTCCGACCATCATAACTCCACTCAATATCCTGGGGTACGCCATGATAACGCGCTTCGAGATCTCTGGCTAGAATTGCCACTTGTTTAATTAAGGCTGGTGGTAAATCCCCAGTTCCTTCAACTGCGATCGCGGGTTGTTCGATTTTAGATTTTGGATTTTGGATTTTGGATTGGGGGTTAACCGCTATGTCCTCATCATCCCTAATCTCTTGACCAGCCTCTGAATAGCCGAGTCTGTTGTCCTCAATCGCCTGCTTTGGCACAAAAACGCGGTATTGCTCTGGGGTAACTTGTCCGGAGACAACAGAAGTAGCGTATCCTGGCAATCCCTCGATTATTACTGCATCGCCTTGCTGAGAAATTGGGTCGCGGCTGAAGGCGACGCCAGAGAAGACGCCTTGAATTTGCTTTTGAATAAGAACAGCGATCGCGTCTTCTGGAAGATCGCGATCGCGTCTATATTGAACCGCAGCAGGGTTATCGTAGGAAGCGAGGACGCCATTTATAGCTTCTTGCAATGCTTCCTTGCTTGTTACGTTCAATATGCTTTCATACTGACCAGCCGCAGACGCATACTCTGAATCTTCCCCAATAGCTGAAGAACGCACCACCAGGGGTTCTTGATCGGAAGGCTCTACAGATTCTATCAGCGGTGCAGGATCGTCACCTGGAGCAAGCACCCATCCAGTTGGCACGGGGTATCCCCAGCGCTTGAGTTGCGATAAAGTCGCTGCTTTTTGGCCTACTTTATTGGCATCTAGCAGTGTATCGAGAGAGATTAGGGCTTTATCGCCGCGAAAGAAACGAAACACAGGTTGAGTATTTGTAGAAGCTTGTTCGGGACGGAGGTCTAGATCATCGGGAATTTTCTGATAGATCCCAGCAATGAAGCTGCACAATGCGATCGCCGCGATAATTCGCCCTGGTTC is a window encoding:
- a CDS encoding glycerol-3-phosphate acyltransferase, coding for MVWGALLIFIVCPLLGGLPLIRWIIYALTEQNLARLGTGNVSVSAAFYHGGNIAGILAVLSEAGKGIAAVLLARGLFPSEPAWELIALIALVAGRYWVGRGAGTTNVVWGFVVHDWRVALFVFLIGGVGFTIWREKQQGRLAILVLVSLMVVLLHPHEPGRIIAAIALCSFIAGIYQKIPDDLDLRPEQASTNTQPVFRFFRGDKALISLDTLLDANKVGQKAATLSQLKRWGYPVPTGWVLAPGDDPAPLIESVEPSDQEPLVVRSSAIGEDSEYASAAGQYESILNVTSKEALQEAINGVLASYDNPAAVQYRRDRDLPEDAIAVLIQKQIQGVFSGVAFSRDPISQQGDAVIIEGLPGYATSVVSGQVTPEQYRVFVPKQAIEDNRLGYSEAGQEIRDDEDIAVNPQSKIQNPKSKIEQPAIAVEGTGDLPPALIKQVAILARDLEARYHGVPQDIEWSYDGRTLWLLQSRPITTLLPIWTRKIAAEVIPGLIRPLTWSINRPLTCGVWGEIYTLVLGKKARGLDFNETATLHYSRAYFNATLLGQIFRRMGLPPESLEFLTLGAKFSKPPLGSTLRNVPGLMRLLGRELSLEKDFQKDYKRLFAPILSKLASQPPSTLSPLELLERVDEIHSVLKRATYYSIMAPLSAALRQAIWRVKDTELDNSQSPEVASLRSLQELAADARNLVPNSDADLFANQSISDRFDQFLERYGYLSQVGTDIAVPTWKEEPHVVKEMFAEFFKQSEPHRRGESRGKRGGKVRLVQGRLNLKGRVTEVYSRLLAELRWCFVALENVWLDGGLLAEAGDIFFLEFSEIRHLVAGGDEQLSNRISQVQQRRDRLEEDRNLDPVPPLVYGNAPPASIFNFPTPSFENIELLQGIGASPGQVEGIVKVLRNLQSIPDIDRDTILVVPYTDSGWAPLLARAGGLIAEVGGRLSHGAIVAREYGIPAVMDIHNATQILQDGQRVRIDGSRGIVEIL